Proteins encoded in a region of the uncultured Paludibaculum sp. genome:
- a CDS encoding redoxin domain-containing protein, whose protein sequence is MSRCSAFVLLSLAAAALAFGEEDTHRTLAIGSPAPNFSLPGIDGKTHQLSEYSSSPILAIVFTCNHCPTAQLYEGRIKKLVSDYSGKGVTFVAIQPNAADAVRLNELGYTDVGDTFDDMKIRAAYRQFNFPYLNDGETQAVAEAYGPKATPHVFVFDAERKLRYEGRIDNSQRESLVKIQDLRNALDAMLAGKPVAVPHTPVFGCSTKWRSKHASQVEEMKKIEAEPVAVTAATLDDLKKLRANPTDKVVLVNFWATWCGPCISEFPALETTFRMYRGRDFNLVTVATNLPDERAGVIKALEKQHASNTNLQFASDDTYAMQAAFDAKWEAGVPYTILLAPGGKVLYQKQGEVDILELRRVILGNLPDPDYIGHRAYWAAK, encoded by the coding sequence ATGTCGAGATGCTCCGCCTTCGTCCTCCTGAGCCTGGCCGCGGCCGCTTTGGCCTTCGGCGAGGAAGACACTCACCGCACGCTGGCTATCGGTTCTCCAGCGCCCAACTTCTCCCTGCCCGGCATCGACGGTAAGACGCACCAGCTCAGCGAGTACTCGTCCAGCCCGATCCTGGCCATCGTCTTCACCTGCAACCATTGCCCCACGGCCCAGCTCTACGAAGGCCGCATTAAGAAACTGGTCAGCGATTACTCCGGCAAGGGTGTCACGTTTGTCGCCATCCAGCCCAATGCGGCTGATGCCGTGCGCCTGAACGAACTCGGCTACACCGACGTGGGCGACACGTTCGACGACATGAAGATCCGCGCCGCCTATCGCCAGTTCAACTTCCCTTACCTCAACGATGGCGAGACGCAGGCAGTCGCCGAGGCCTATGGACCCAAGGCCACACCGCACGTCTTCGTCTTCGATGCCGAACGCAAACTGCGCTATGAAGGCCGCATCGACAACAGCCAGCGCGAATCGCTGGTGAAGATCCAGGATCTGCGCAACGCGCTCGACGCCATGCTCGCCGGCAAGCCCGTCGCCGTGCCGCACACACCCGTCTTCGGCTGTTCCACCAAATGGCGCTCCAAGCACGCCAGCCAGGTGGAGGAGATGAAGAAGATCGAAGCGGAGCCCGTCGCCGTCACCGCCGCCACCCTCGACGACCTCAAGAAACTGCGCGCCAATCCAACCGACAAGGTAGTGCTCGTCAACTTCTGGGCCACCTGGTGCGGACCCTGCATCAGCGAATTCCCCGCCCTGGAGACCACTTTTCGCATGTACCGCGGCCGCGACTTCAACCTCGTCACCGTCGCCACCAACCTGCCCGACGAGCGCGCCGGCGTCATCAAGGCGCTGGAAAAGCAACACGCCTCCAACACCAACCTGCAGTTCGCCTCCGACGACACCTACGCCATGCAGGCCGCCTTCGATGCGAAGTGGGAGGCCGGCGTCCCTTACACCATCCTGCTGGCGCCGGGCGGTAAAGTGCTCTATCAGAAGCAGGGGGAGGTGGACATTCTGGAACTGCGCCGCGTGATCCTGGGCAATTTGCCGGATCCCGACTATATCGGCCACCGCGCCTACTGGGCCGCCAAATAA